Sequence from the Actinomyces slackii genome:
CGCGGCCCAGGCGGGCGGCTACATCCCCCAGCCCTTCCCCGGCCAGTACCCGCAGGCCCCCGGCCAGTACCCGCAAGCCCAGTTCCCCGGTCAGTACCCGCAGGCCCCCGGCCACTCCTGAGCAGTCTCACCTTGGTGCCCTGCGGGTCATTCGTCGACCATATGCTGCGCGGTTGTCGCGATCGTCTGGCTCCGGTCGCGCTCGATGCAGCGGAGCAGGGACGCCCGCGAAACACCGCTCGTCCCAACGAGTCAGGCGCCAGGCCGCCAGCGCCGCCTCGGTTCAGCCGATCGGTCACCAGGCATGGGGAGAACGCACCCATCCCGCAGGTCGTTCCGGGCTTCCCCGCACCGGCGCTAACCGCTACCGTGACCGCCATGAGCAAGACCCTCACCACCCTTGTCGCGCCAGTGCGGCGGGGCCTGCTCGCGGCGGGCCTCGTCGGACTCCTGTCCGTCTCGGCGCTCCTGCCCGCCGTCGGCCACGCCCAGCCCCTTCCCACCTCCTCCGATTCATCCTCCTCGGCCGACATGTCGGCCGAGCTCAGCCTGACCATCAAGTCCGATGACACCGTCGTCTCGAAGTCCGTCGTCACTGACAAGTCGGACTACAACTTCCTCACCGAGGAGAACTGCACCGCAGACAGTTTCACTCTCAACGGCGCCGATGAATCGAAGACCGAGGCGAGCGCCTCCTTCGAGGACAAGGGCGACTCGCGCGCGTGCACCGTTGAGGGGACCTACAAGATCGAGGACCTGGAGGGGATCACCCACGAGGGCGATGAGTACGTCGTCAAGCTCGACGGCCCTGGGAGCTCGAGCTCTGATTCCTTCGACGTCAAGGTCTCCATCACCTTCCCGGGCAAGGTCACCGAGGCCGACGGCGGCACGGTCGACGGCAACACCGTCACCCTGACCTCCCTGGACCACACGGTGCGGGGCAAGGACTCACCGGGACTCCCCTGGCTGTGGCTGGGCCTGGGACTCGTCGTCCTGCTCGCCGTGGGCGGCGGTGTGGCCGGCGTCCTGGTGAGCCAGAATAAGAAGAAGAAGGCCGCTGCCGCGGCCCAGGCGGGCGG
This genomic interval carries:
- a CDS encoding LppM family (lipo)protein, which gives rise to MSKTLTTLVAPVRRGLLAAGLVGLLSVSALLPAVGHAQPLPTSSDSSSSADMSAELSLTIKSDDTVVSKSVVTDKSDYNFLTEENCTADSFTLNGADESKTEASASFEDKGDSRACTVEGTYKIEDLEGITHEGDEYVVKLDGPGSSSSDSFDVKVSITFPGKVTEADGGTVDGNTVTLTSLDHTVRGKDSPGLPWLWLGLGLVVLLAVGGGVAGVLVSQNKKKKAAAAAQAGGYVAQPLPGQVPGQQAQAPGYSPTQPLQSNPYPPQGQAPGYPPAQPPYQG